Proteins encoded together in one Gemmatimonadota bacterium DH-78 window:
- a CDS encoding alpha/beta hydrolase produces the protein MFDPSNFPAPTMIPVGDVHLEVFEAGRENAGNPIVLCHGWPEHAFSWRHQIAPLVAAGFHVLVPNQRGYGNSSCPREVTAYDLAHLTGDLVALLDHYGYADATFVGHDWGAFVVWGLTLLHPARVNRVVAMSLPYQERGERPWIEVMEAFLGGDFYMVHFNRQPGVADAILDRHATRFLGNLYRRNVPVRAPEPGMAMINLAQADTALGEPLMSEPELAVFAEAFHATGFTPSINWYRNLDRNWHLLADADPIIHQPALMIYGDRDPIQRAPNLEQFVPNVEVVSLDCGHWIQQEQPNAVNDVLLTWLRGVPE, from the coding sequence ATGTTCGATCCGTCCAACTTTCCCGCCCCCACCATGATTCCGGTCGGCGATGTCCACCTCGAGGTGTTCGAGGCCGGGCGCGAGAATGCCGGCAACCCGATCGTGCTCTGCCACGGATGGCCGGAGCACGCCTTCTCCTGGCGCCACCAGATCGCCCCCCTCGTGGCCGCCGGATTCCACGTGCTCGTGCCGAACCAGCGCGGATACGGCAACTCGTCGTGCCCCCGCGAGGTGACCGCCTACGACCTCGCCCACCTCACGGGCGACCTCGTGGCGCTGCTCGACCACTACGGGTATGCTGACGCCACCTTCGTCGGCCACGACTGGGGTGCCTTCGTGGTGTGGGGACTCACGCTCCTCCACCCCGCGCGCGTGAATCGGGTGGTGGCCATGAGTCTCCCGTATCAGGAGCGGGGCGAGCGGCCATGGATCGAGGTCATGGAGGCTTTCCTCGGCGGCGACTTCTACATGGTGCACTTCAATCGGCAGCCCGGAGTGGCCGACGCGATCCTCGACAGGCACGCCACCCGATTTCTCGGCAACCTCTACCGCAGGAACGTACCCGTACGAGCCCCCGAGCCCGGCATGGCCATGATCAACCTGGCGCAGGCCGACACCGCCCTCGGCGAGCCGCTCATGAGTGAGCCGGAGCTCGCCGTGTTCGCCGAGGCCTTCCATGCCACCGGCTTCACGCCGAGCATCAACTGGTACCGGAACCTCGACCGGAACTGGCACCTCCTGGCCGATGCCGATCCGATCATTCATCAGCCCGCACTCATGATCTACGGCGACCGCGACCCCATTCAGCGCGCCCCGAACCTGGAGCAGTTCGTGCCCAATGTGGAGGTGGTCAGCCTGGACTGCGGGCACTGGATCCAGCAGGAGCAGCCGAACGCAGTGAACGACGTGCTGCTGACCTGGCTGCGCGGAGTCCCCGAATGA
- a CDS encoding PadR family transcriptional regulator, which translates to MDELNTDVIQGTLDMIILKTLSWAPLHGYGIAQRIEDVSGNVFKVNPGSLLTALKRLERAGLLDSEWGKTANSRRAKYYTLTAGGQRRLAAERRDWERRAGAVTRLLAAEG; encoded by the coding sequence GTGGACGAGCTGAATACCGATGTGATCCAGGGCACCCTGGACATGATCATCCTGAAGACGCTGAGCTGGGCCCCCCTGCACGGGTATGGGATTGCACAGCGGATCGAGGACGTCTCGGGAAACGTCTTCAAGGTCAATCCCGGCTCCCTGCTCACGGCGCTCAAACGTCTCGAGCGCGCGGGGCTTCTGGACTCGGAGTGGGGGAAGACGGCCAACTCGCGCCGGGCGAAATACTACACCCTGACGGCCGGCGGACAACGGCGCTTGGCCGCGGAACGGCGCGACTGGGAGCGCCGGGCCGGCGCCGTGACTCGGCTGCTGGCGGCGGAGGGCTGA
- a CDS encoding VOC family protein, with product MIEFTATRSVLAVRDLESSTRFYRDVLGFSSDPIEAPGWSFLSRGPVSLMLGECPDEMPAGATGNHSWFLHVMVRDIDELHRDLQKAGVRIPVPIGDRSHGHREFVLETPDGHRILFAEPIPLSTSGGDSASAPEIGH from the coding sequence GTGATCGAGTTCACTGCCACGCGCTCGGTACTCGCCGTCCGCGACCTGGAGTCGTCGACGCGCTTCTACCGCGACGTTCTGGGCTTCAGTTCGGACCCCATCGAGGCGCCGGGCTGGAGCTTCCTCTCCAGAGGCCCGGTGTCTCTCATGCTCGGCGAGTGCCCGGACGAGATGCCGGCTGGGGCCACGGGAAACCACTCGTGGTTTCTCCATGTCATGGTGCGTGACATCGACGAGCTGCATCGAGACCTGCAGAAGGCGGGCGTCCGGATTCCCGTGCCCATCGGCGACCGGTCGCACGGACACCGCGAGTTCGTGCTGGAGACCCCGGACGGCCATCGCATCCTCTTCGCCGAACCGATCCCACTGTCGACGTCGGGCGGGGACTCCGCGAGCGCTCCCGAGATCGGACATTGA
- a CDS encoding oxidoreductase family protein, which produces MTPSLPPYFVRSIRRALGATSVEVVERLQELWSGYGQILRIRLHGAPDAEPSPAIAKYVRIPSRADHPRGWNSSRSRERKIESYRVESAWYRDWAAQCDDDCRVARLLLHEERGDEVLILLEDLDAAGFPVRVDAIDTPQIDACLHWLAHFHATFMGAQPDGLWETGTYWHLATRPDELHALRDPHLKAAAPRLDALLNEARYQTLVHGDSKLANFCFSPARAGTPPRVAAVDFQYVGEGCGMKDLAYFLGSCLDEEELEAREEELLDRYFAALRSALAARRSEVDAEAVEREWRALFPVAWTDFHRFLKGWSPGHWKIHSYSERLARETISRHP; this is translated from the coding sequence ATGACTCCGAGCCTCCCTCCGTACTTCGTCCGCTCGATCCGTCGCGCTCTCGGCGCAACGTCGGTGGAGGTCGTGGAGAGGCTGCAGGAGCTGTGGAGCGGATACGGACAGATTCTTCGGATCCGGCTGCATGGCGCACCCGATGCCGAGCCGTCGCCGGCCATCGCCAAGTACGTGCGAATTCCCTCTCGCGCCGATCACCCGCGGGGGTGGAACTCCTCACGATCCCGCGAACGCAAGATCGAGTCGTACCGGGTCGAATCGGCGTGGTACCGCGACTGGGCGGCGCAGTGCGACGACGACTGCCGCGTGGCTCGACTGCTGCTGCACGAAGAGCGCGGCGACGAGGTGCTGATCCTTCTCGAGGATCTCGACGCCGCGGGCTTTCCCGTGCGGGTCGACGCCATCGACACCCCGCAGATCGACGCATGCCTGCACTGGCTCGCGCACTTCCACGCCACCTTCATGGGCGCGCAGCCGGACGGGCTCTGGGAGACGGGCACCTACTGGCATCTCGCGACCCGCCCCGATGAGCTTCACGCGCTTCGGGATCCGCATCTCAAGGCAGCGGCGCCCCGACTCGACGCGCTGCTCAACGAGGCGAGATACCAGACGCTGGTTCACGGGGACTCCAAGCTGGCGAACTTCTGTTTCTCGCCCGCCAGGGCGGGCACCCCGCCCCGGGTCGCGGCCGTGGACTTCCAGTACGTCGGCGAGGGCTGCGGCATGAAGGATCTGGCCTACTTCCTGGGCTCCTGTCTGGACGAGGAGGAGCTGGAGGCTCGGGAAGAGGAGTTGCTGGACCGCTACTTCGCCGCCCTCCGTTCCGCGCTCGCCGCCCGACGATCCGAGGTCGACGCGGAGGCGGTGGAGCGGGAGTGGCGGGCCCTCTTCCCCGTCGCCTGGACCGACTTCCACCGCTTCCTGAAGGGGTGGAGCCCCGGCCACTGGAAGATCCACTCCTACAGCGAGCGCCTCGCCCGCGAGACGATCTCGAGACACCCGTGA
- a CDS encoding WYL domain-containing protein produces MLHNDPTRRALRLLSLLQSRRRWGGAELAARLGVTERTVRRDIERLRDIGYPVQATPGADGGYRLSAGTSLPPLVFDDDEAVAVAVGLRAASGVAISGVEQAAVQALAKIEQVLPKRLRGRVSALDDSLVSLRRSRGDHEIVDPAVLVALAAACRDHEEVHFYYPRSEGDHLRRWVEPHQLLSAGSRWYLVAWDLGRDDWRTFRLDRLREVELAHARFMPREIPGGDAAAYFAASVVSLTPGMEVVVEVGAPYAKVAETLGATAHLVVEEAAGSCVLRLRGGGPEHLVEAVARLAVRAPVRVVAPDDVIAAVAALAGNLAGGGSS; encoded by the coding sequence ATGTTACACAACGACCCGACCCGGCGCGCGCTGCGCCTCCTGTCGCTGCTGCAGAGCCGCCGGCGGTGGGGGGGCGCCGAGCTCGCCGCACGTCTGGGGGTGACCGAGCGTACGGTGCGTCGCGATATCGAGCGGCTCCGCGACATCGGGTATCCGGTGCAGGCCACCCCGGGGGCCGACGGCGGCTACCGACTCTCGGCCGGGACGTCGCTGCCTCCCCTCGTGTTCGACGACGACGAGGCGGTGGCGGTGGCCGTGGGTCTGCGCGCGGCGAGCGGTGTCGCGATCAGCGGGGTGGAGCAGGCGGCCGTGCAGGCGCTCGCCAAGATCGAGCAGGTGCTTCCGAAGCGGCTGCGAGGCCGGGTCTCGGCTCTCGACGACAGCTTGGTGTCGCTGCGCCGGAGTCGTGGGGATCACGAGATCGTCGATCCCGCGGTGTTGGTCGCGCTCGCGGCGGCCTGCCGCGATCACGAAGAGGTGCACTTCTACTACCCGCGGTCGGAGGGCGACCACCTGCGCCGCTGGGTGGAGCCGCACCAGCTGCTCTCGGCGGGGAGTCGGTGGTATCTCGTCGCCTGGGATCTGGGCCGCGACGACTGGCGCACCTTTCGTCTGGATCGACTCCGCGAGGTCGAGCTCGCCCATGCGCGCTTCATGCCGCGCGAGATTCCCGGGGGCGATGCCGCAGCCTACTTCGCCGCCTCGGTCGTGTCGCTCACGCCCGGGATGGAGGTCGTGGTGGAGGTCGGGGCGCCCTACGCGAAGGTGGCGGAGACGCTCGGCGCGACGGCCCACCTGGTGGTGGAGGAGGCCGCCGGCTCGTGCGTGCTGCGGCTGCGAGGGGGCGGGCCCGAGCACCTCGTGGAGGCGGTGGCCCGACTGGCCGTTCGGGCACCGGTGCGGGTCGTGGCGCCCGACGACGTCATTGCGGCGGTCGCAGCGCTGGCGGGGAACCTTGCGGGGGGTGGCTCCTCCTGA
- a CDS encoding CPBP family intramembrane glutamic endopeptidase, translated as MAGLRVARCRLADAGFTLGDEAARDVALGVAIAAVWAALQFLVLIPVTGGAERADVVVNSEQIGTTLGGLGAFVLLAWGGGFAEEVFFRSHLMTSLRGILGTSRGARAATVLVPTLLFAMLHGYQGGWVGMLDTGAFGGLTLSLLFLWKGRLLPCVVAHAMWNTIASVVIFALYQAGGATG; from the coding sequence GTGGCGGGGTTGCGGGTCGCCCGGTGCCGGCTGGCGGATGCGGGGTTCACGCTGGGCGACGAGGCGGCGCGAGACGTCGCCCTGGGGGTGGCGATCGCCGCGGTGTGGGCCGCCCTCCAGTTCCTCGTGCTGATTCCCGTGACCGGTGGAGCAGAGCGAGCGGATGTGGTGGTGAACTCGGAACAGATCGGCACGACGCTGGGTGGACTCGGTGCGTTCGTGCTTCTGGCGTGGGGCGGCGGTTTCGCGGAAGAGGTCTTCTTCCGATCTCACCTCATGACCTCCCTCCGGGGCATTCTCGGAACGTCGCGCGGCGCCCGCGCTGCGACGGTCCTCGTGCCGACCCTGCTGTTCGCCATGCTCCACGGCTATCAGGGAGGCTGGGTGGGCATGCTGGACACTGGAGCGTTCGGCGGACTCACACTGTCGCTGCTCTTTCTCTGGAAGGGCCGGCTGCTGCCCTGTGTGGTGGCGCACGCCATGTGGAACACCATAGCATCGGTGGTCATCTTCGCTCTGTACCAGGCCGGGGGGGCGACGGGTTGA
- a CDS encoding 6-bladed beta-propeller, with translation MRVLHKAGLALAVANMACSSADSDVKHACRDCADSRVIGELHFATAPTLPSEGGLLVQSPSGARYAFVDRNVPYEVLLFDSGGGYRTKLGDHGDGPGQFDRVHAVAFDREGNLWVVSHAGRRLQLFDPDLELLETIQLAYSVADLVPARGGMAAAMFRESMGYVGLLDRSGEIQLLWQDSVPGGSNFPSGVADLVTSADGSVLFAREFEYSVSRSYADGTLREVLGTEPDWFRSEYPQQVLDAVPRINTRGSTIWDLAIADDTLWITTAVPSLNVTIDELQRFLEDPPSFGTEFQEALLDFVVEAVDLATGEPVVGASRISGVSFGPLEYRVATPELVEILALQRRSDETDQD, from the coding sequence ATGAGAGTGCTCCACAAGGCGGGGCTGGCCCTCGCAGTGGCCAACATGGCCTGTTCATCTGCGGACAGCGACGTGAAGCACGCGTGCAGAGACTGCGCCGATTCGCGGGTGATCGGAGAGCTTCACTTCGCGACCGCTCCCACGCTCCCGAGTGAAGGCGGCCTGTTGGTGCAATCGCCATCCGGGGCCCGGTACGCGTTCGTGGACCGCAACGTACCCTACGAGGTGCTTCTCTTCGATTCGGGCGGTGGATACCGGACGAAGCTCGGAGATCACGGCGATGGCCCGGGACAGTTCGATCGCGTTCATGCGGTGGCCTTCGACCGGGAGGGCAACCTGTGGGTCGTCAGTCACGCAGGTCGGCGACTTCAACTCTTCGACCCCGACCTCGAACTACTGGAAACGATCCAACTCGCCTATTCCGTGGCCGACCTAGTGCCTGCGCGAGGGGGAATGGCGGCCGCCATGTTCCGGGAATCGATGGGGTATGTCGGCCTGCTCGATCGAAGCGGAGAGATTCAGTTGCTCTGGCAAGACAGTGTGCCGGGGGGATCGAATTTTCCGAGTGGCGTCGCCGACCTGGTCACCAGCGCCGACGGTTCGGTTCTCTTCGCAAGAGAGTTCGAGTACTCCGTGTCGCGCTCTTATGCGGATGGTACTTTGAGGGAGGTGCTCGGAACCGAACCGGATTGGTTTCGTTCGGAGTACCCTCAGCAGGTCCTCGACGCGGTGCCCCGGATCAATACCAGGGGCTCGACCATCTGGGACCTCGCGATCGCCGACGACACCCTTTGGATCACCACCGCCGTACCCTCGCTGAACGTGACGATCGATGAGCTCCAACGGTTCCTGGAGGACCCACCGAGTTTCGGCACCGAGTTCCAGGAGGCCCTGCTGGACTTCGTCGTCGAAGCGGTTGATCTTGCGACCGGGGAGCCGGTGGTCGGTGCTTCGAGGATCAGCGGCGTGAGTTTCGGCCCCCTCGAGTATCGTGTCGCCACACCCGAGCTGGTCGAGATCCTCGCCCTGCAGCGCCGCAGCGACGAAACCGACCAGGACTAG
- a CDS encoding 6-bladed beta-propeller: MDDSRATFAVADSAGVTVVTSTDPVWGEASPWSLALETEIGLLEGDEEYLFGDPISAVRLPDGRIAVADAQSADIRFYSGSGDYLRRSGMHGEGPGEFMSFSWLEECGGRLMAYDWQQRRLTALDFEGGILSTGPFETPEPGRPPYSSTCLPDGSLLAAGWGDPPPMPAGQDYHFFAQRAEVWRVVPDAAETTTLGTYISSERIMTRGGSGPHPFSRSVVFDGSGDRLYIGGAERLQIEVRDSSGELQRILRGPDSELEIDDDFVAEYTSAHLARRDSLDRLFVEAAEYPMPDRYPAYSRLLADPDGHVWVERFVLPWRVERRWGVFAPTGEFLGHVPVPADFRATDIDRDFITGISTDDLGVDRVRVYRLVRSGNP; the protein is encoded by the coding sequence TTGGACGATTCCCGCGCAACGTTCGCGGTCGCGGACAGCGCGGGTGTCACGGTGGTGACATCCACCGATCCGGTCTGGGGCGAGGCTTCCCCATGGAGTCTGGCACTCGAAACCGAGATCGGACTCCTCGAGGGTGACGAAGAGTACCTCTTCGGAGACCCGATAAGTGCGGTTCGCCTCCCCGATGGAAGGATCGCGGTGGCCGATGCGCAGTCTGCCGACATTCGATTCTACTCCGGGAGCGGCGACTACCTCCGCAGGTCTGGAATGCACGGCGAGGGCCCAGGGGAGTTCATGAGCTTCAGCTGGCTCGAGGAATGCGGAGGGCGGCTCATGGCCTACGACTGGCAACAGCGGCGACTGACCGCGCTCGATTTCGAGGGCGGGATCCTCTCCACGGGACCGTTCGAGACGCCGGAGCCCGGGCGGCCCCCGTACAGTTCCACCTGCCTCCCCGATGGAAGCCTGCTCGCAGCGGGCTGGGGAGACCCACCCCCGATGCCTGCCGGGCAGGACTACCACTTTTTCGCTCAACGCGCCGAGGTCTGGAGGGTCGTGCCCGATGCCGCCGAAACCACGACGCTCGGAACGTACATCTCCTCGGAGCGGATCATGACTCGAGGGGGTAGCGGTCCGCATCCCTTCAGTCGGTCCGTGGTCTTCGACGGGTCCGGGGATCGACTCTACATCGGAGGAGCAGAGCGACTCCAGATCGAGGTGCGAGACTCGAGCGGAGAGCTCCAGAGAATCCTTCGCGGACCTGACAGCGAACTGGAGATCGACGACGACTTCGTCGCCGAGTACACCAGCGCCCACCTCGCTCGGCGGGACTCGCTCGATCGCCTCTTTGTCGAGGCAGCGGAGTATCCGATGCCCGATCGGTACCCAGCCTACTCCCGATTGCTGGCAGATCCCGACGGCCACGTTTGGGTCGAGCGCTTCGTGCTGCCGTGGCGAGTGGAGCGACGATGGGGGGTCTTCGCACCGACAGGGGAGTTCCTTGGCCACGTGCCGGTGCCCGCGGATTTCCGCGCGACGGACATCGATCGCGACTTCATCACCGGGATCTCGACCGACGATCTCGGGGTCGACCGAGTGCGAGTGTATCGACTCGTCCGATCCGGTAACCCCTGA
- a CDS encoding ADOP family duplicated permease → MGVLRSLLHGLRDWRRSDEIDRELADELEHFYAEAVDDLVRHGAAPEHARRHVRLTYGDALGAREDVRASLWESAVQDLVADLRLGLRRLRRSPGFTATVAAVLGLGIGAATVIVSVVRPVVFDGLGYPDANQLIAIEDRSDAGQPLAVTFGSFLEFERRTTRFDALAVHGVWQPTLTGGAEPERLEGERVSADFFEVLAVPPRIGPGLDPDEAHEGGAKQVVLSHDLWTRRFDADPRVLERTLELDGVPYAVVGVMPPDFRSVLRTESRIWTHLHYGSATDPNGPEWGHHLGMIGRLGTGVAIESGRAELTEVAARPIPDFPRPNWAAMDNGLIVTPLRSFATADGRGTGLILLGAAGLLLIIACVNLAILLVARGLRRGGELAVRTALGAGRGRLTRQLTVESLLLAGLGGALGLAIAVIGTDSILTGLPASLRGLGSSGLDAGTLAFALVVVLVVGVAGGVIPALAASRGASAAGGVRGSAPAHRVARNLIVSEVALAVVLLVGAGLLTRTMHNLLAEPYGIDPGSTWVMQVRATSVPGGDVEVHQFWDRSLDAVREVPGVRSVATTTQLPLSGDFDAYGVAIQTPGGTGEVAGTAFRYAVSPDYHDLMGIPIRHGRALGRADQADAQPVAVVSASLARGLFGDADPLGREIRLGAGGAAYSIVGVAGDVRQQSLATDVTDAVYVTTHQWRWADRIRWVAVEVADPGVIDSVKRAIWSVNPDQSIGTVETLDRVVRRSEAHRRFVLALVGIFAALAVVLSALGLYGVISAQVADRRREMGIRAALGARQPELVGLVLRRGLGLSLTGIGLGLALAMLASRALATLLFGVTGLDPLTYAAVSGLFLTVAALACWIPARRAAKADPLRSLAAE, encoded by the coding sequence GTGGGTGTTCTCCGCTCTCTCCTGCACGGACTCCGCGATTGGCGGCGCTCCGACGAGATCGACCGTGAACTGGCGGATGAGCTCGAGCACTTCTATGCGGAAGCCGTCGACGACCTGGTGCGACATGGCGCCGCTCCCGAGCACGCGCGTCGACATGTGCGACTGACCTACGGCGATGCACTGGGCGCACGCGAAGACGTACGCGCGTCTCTCTGGGAATCGGCCGTACAGGATCTCGTGGCCGACCTCCGCCTGGGGCTCCGCCGGCTCCGTCGCAGCCCCGGCTTCACCGCGACCGTGGCGGCGGTTCTGGGACTGGGGATCGGCGCGGCCACGGTGATCGTCAGCGTCGTCCGCCCGGTGGTCTTCGATGGGCTCGGGTATCCCGACGCGAACCAGCTGATCGCCATCGAGGATCGCTCCGATGCCGGCCAGCCCCTCGCGGTCACCTTCGGCTCGTTCCTGGAGTTCGAGCGCCGTACGACGCGCTTCGACGCCCTCGCCGTCCACGGGGTCTGGCAGCCGACGTTGACCGGCGGCGCGGAGCCGGAACGCCTCGAAGGAGAGCGAGTGAGCGCGGACTTCTTCGAGGTGCTCGCGGTGCCTCCGCGGATCGGGCCCGGGCTGGATCCCGATGAGGCACACGAGGGGGGCGCGAAGCAGGTCGTGTTGAGCCACGACCTCTGGACCCGGCGGTTCGACGCCGACCCGCGGGTGCTCGAGCGGACGCTCGAACTGGATGGAGTTCCGTACGCGGTCGTCGGTGTCATGCCCCCGGACTTCCGGAGCGTCCTCCGCACGGAGTCGAGGATATGGACGCACCTCCACTATGGATCGGCGACGGATCCGAACGGTCCGGAGTGGGGCCACCACCTGGGAATGATCGGACGCCTCGGGACGGGGGTCGCGATCGAGTCCGGACGCGCCGAACTCACCGAGGTTGCGGCGCGGCCCATTCCCGACTTCCCTCGCCCGAACTGGGCCGCGATGGACAACGGTCTGATCGTCACACCGCTGCGCAGCTTCGCCACGGCCGATGGTCGAGGAACCGGGCTGATCCTGCTGGGCGCGGCCGGGCTGCTCCTGATCATCGCCTGCGTGAACCTGGCCATTCTGCTGGTGGCGCGCGGGCTGCGCCGGGGGGGTGAGCTCGCGGTCCGCACGGCGCTCGGTGCCGGGCGGGGCCGGCTGACTCGTCAGCTCACCGTCGAGAGTCTGCTTCTGGCCGGACTCGGGGGAGCGCTCGGACTCGCGATCGCCGTGATCGGGACCGACTCGATTCTCACCGGCCTCCCCGCGTCGCTGAGGGGACTGGGGTCGTCCGGTCTGGATGCCGGCACGCTCGCCTTCGCGCTCGTGGTCGTACTCGTGGTCGGCGTAGCCGGCGGGGTGATCCCGGCGCTCGCCGCATCGCGGGGGGCTTCGGCCGCCGGCGGGGTCCGGGGCAGCGCTCCGGCCCATCGGGTCGCGCGCAACCTGATCGTTTCGGAAGTCGCGCTTGCGGTCGTCCTGCTGGTGGGGGCCGGCCTCCTCACCCGCACGATGCACAACCTCCTTGCAGAGCCCTACGGGATCGACCCGGGAAGCACCTGGGTCATGCAGGTACGGGCGACCAGCGTGCCCGGCGGTGATGTCGAGGTGCACCAGTTCTGGGACCGCAGTCTCGACGCCGTGCGAGAGGTGCCCGGCGTACGCTCGGTGGCCACCACCACGCAGCTTCCGCTGTCGGGCGACTTCGACGCATATGGCGTGGCGATTCAGACTCCCGGGGGCACGGGCGAGGTAGCGGGCACCGCGTTCCGGTACGCCGTGTCACCCGACTACCACGATCTGATGGGCATCCCGATCCGCCACGGGCGGGCGCTCGGGCGAGCGGATCAGGCGGATGCGCAGCCCGTTGCCGTCGTCAGCGCTTCACTGGCGCGCGGGCTCTTCGGAGACGCCGACCCGCTGGGCCGCGAGATCCGACTCGGGGCCGGCGGGGCGGCGTACTCGATCGTGGGGGTCGCGGGGGACGTGCGCCAGCAGTCGCTCGCCACGGACGTGACGGACGCGGTCTACGTCACGACCCACCAGTGGCGCTGGGCAGACCGGATCCGGTGGGTTGCGGTCGAGGTGGCCGACCCGGGCGTGATCGATTCGGTCAAGCGAGCCATCTGGTCCGTGAATCCCGATCAGTCGATCGGGACGGTGGAGACGCTGGATCGAGTGGTTCGGCGTTCAGAGGCGCACCGCCGCTTCGTCCTGGCCCTGGTGGGGATCTTCGCCGCTCTCGCGGTGGTCCTGTCCGCCCTCGGCCTCTATGGCGTGATCTCCGCGCAGGTGGCCGATCGACGCCGGGAGATGGGGATCCGTGCCGCTCTGGGCGCGAGGCAGCCGGAGCTCGTGGGTCTCGTCCTGCGCCGTGGCCTCGGCCTGTCGCTGACCGGAATCGGCCTCGGTCTCGCCTTGGCGATGTTGGCATCCCGGGCGCTCGCCACGCTCCTCTTCGGCGTGACCGGACTCGATCCGCTCACCTACGCCGCAGTCTCGGGCCTCTTCCTCACGGTGGCGGCGCTGGCGTGCTGGATCCCCGCACGACGGGCCGCCAAGGCCGATCCCCTGCGCAGTCTCGCCGCGGAGTAG